Proteins encoded in a region of the Cetobacterium ceti genome:
- a CDS encoding PTS sugar transporter subunit IIA: MEIVVVTHGEMSKGLLHSCSMYYGKLHNVHPLCLLQDMDIKAFKEDFKTFVDGLGQRVLILCDVDGGTPYNTACEFAQNTSKEVAVMTGVNLPMLIDSIERTGSTVPLSELCNEIMVNTMTGIKIAQ, from the coding sequence ATGGAAATAGTAGTAGTTACTCACGGAGAAATGTCTAAGGGATTATTACATAGTTGTAGTATGTATTATGGAAAATTACATAATGTTCATCCATTATGTCTATTACAAGATATGGATATCAAAGCCTTTAAAGAGGATTTTAAAACTTTTGTTGATGGGTTAGGGCAAAGGGTATTAATCCTATGTGATGTAGATGGAGGAACTCCATACAATACAGCTTGTGAATTTGCTCAAAATACTTCAAAGGAAGTTGCTGTTATGACAGGGGTAAATTTACCTATGTTAATTGATTCAATAGAGAGAACAGGAAGTACAGTTCCTTTAAGTGAGTTATGTAATGAGATAATGGTAAATACCATGACAGGAATAAAAATAGCTCAATAA
- a CDS encoding YitT family protein, translating to MNQKLKEYLLITLGAFIYALGVNYFFVANKLAEGGVTGITLMIYYLTGASISTTYLLINIPLIIVGWKLLGRDFIYKTLYGTLMVTLGLKLTHNIQGPMEDLILVSIYGGIALGVGLGIIFYCGGSTGGTDIIARILKTYKGYAIGKIMFAMDFIILCMVAILFGKKIFMFTLIAVFICGKMIDYVQDGFTRAKGVMIITEKADEIREIIMDNLGRGVTLLEGYGGYTKERKEIIYCVVSRVELFRLKKIIKGIDEKAFVTVTEVSEALGEGFQNLNQN from the coding sequence ATGAATCAAAAATTGAAAGAATATTTATTAATAACCTTAGGAGCCTTTATTTATGCTTTAGGCGTAAATTACTTTTTCGTAGCTAATAAGTTAGCTGAAGGGGGAGTAACAGGGATAACTTTAATGATTTATTACTTAACAGGGGCTTCAATAAGTACCACATATCTATTAATAAATATTCCTTTAATAATAGTTGGTTGGAAACTTTTAGGTAGAGATTTTATATATAAAACTCTTTATGGAACACTTATGGTTACCTTGGGATTAAAATTAACTCATAATATTCAAGGACCTATGGAGGATTTAATTCTTGTATCTATTTATGGTGGAATTGCCTTAGGAGTAGGACTTGGAATTATTTTTTACTGTGGTGGTTCTACAGGGGGAACAGATATTATTGCAAGAATTTTAAAAACATATAAAGGGTATGCCATAGGGAAAATAATGTTTGCCATGGACTTCATTATTTTGTGCATGGTAGCCATACTTTTTGGAAAAAAAATATTTATGTTTACTCTTATAGCGGTGTTTATTTGTGGAAAGATGATAGATTATGTGCAAGATGGATTCACTAGAGCTAAGGGTGTTATGATTATAACAGAAAAGGCTGATGAGATTAGAGAAATAATAATGGATAATTTAGGAAGAGGGGTTACTTTACTTGAAGGATATGGAGGATATACAAAGGAGAGAAAAGAGATTATATACTGTGTTGTAAGTAGAGTAGAGCTATTTAGATTGAAAAAAATAATAAAAGGTATAGATGAAAAAGCTTTTGTAACAGTAACTGAAGTTTCAGAAGCATTAGGTGAAGGATTTCAAAATTTGAATCAAAATTAA